From the genome of Leguminivora glycinivorella isolate SPB_JAAS2020 chromosome Z, LegGlyc_1.1, whole genome shotgun sequence, one region includes:
- the LOC125241515 gene encoding anaphase-promoting complex subunit 15B-like isoform X2: MDIPFPETTPRFIDSKWFSADTPCDEDAELAALEQSNQNWLSNVGQQYKARAPLGKADPEPMEECESEEEEDSVQIVEDSDEVEEEPEPPNMNHDVDLLQIHEDSSHDDDAGNLYNEQDTHKIGDESDVDLESDNSPPSPENWGDDDHNVCCGATAGNDESDESEESHDEDEEEELQERYAPPRELPRTLEFTDSSEPNMLDQSTLWP, from the exons ATGGATATACCATTCCCTGAAACGACACCTCGTTTCATAGACTCGAAATGGTTTAGCGCCGACACCCCTTGCGACGAAGACGCAGAGTTGGCGGCTTTGGAACAATCGAACCAGAACTGG TTAAGTAATGTTGGGCAGCAATACAAGGCTCGGGCGCCGCTGGGTAAGGCCGACCCTGAGCCCATGGAGGAGTGCGAGTCTGAAGAGGAAGAGG ATTCAGTGCAAATAGTGGAAGACTCGGATGAAGTGGAGGAAGAGCCAGAGCCTCCAAACATGAACCACGACGTGGACTTGTTGCAAATACACGAGGACTCGAGCCACGACGATGACGCCGGCAACCTGTACAACGAACAGGACACGCACAAGATCGGCGACGAGTCTGATGTTGATTTAGAATCGGACAACTCACCACCCTCGCCTGAAAACTGGGGTGATGACGACCACAATGTGTGTTGTGGCGCTACCGCTG GCAACGACGAATCTGACGAGTCAGAGGAGTCTCACGACGAGGACGAGGAGGAGGAGCTTCAAGAGAGATACGCCCCGCCGCGGGAGCTGCCGCGCACGCTCGAGTTCACGGACTCCTCGGAGCCGAACATGTTGGACCAGAGCACACTGTGGCCGTAG
- the LOC125241515 gene encoding anaphase-promoting complex subunit 15B-like isoform X1, translating into MDIPFPETTPRFIDSKWFSADTPCDEDAELAALEQSNQNWFKFISLQLSNVGQQYKARAPLGKADPEPMEECESEEEEDSVQIVEDSDEVEEEPEPPNMNHDVDLLQIHEDSSHDDDAGNLYNEQDTHKIGDESDVDLESDNSPPSPENWGDDDHNVCCGATAGNDESDESEESHDEDEEEELQERYAPPRELPRTLEFTDSSEPNMLDQSTLWP; encoded by the exons ATGGATATACCATTCCCTGAAACGACACCTCGTTTCATAGACTCGAAATGGTTTAGCGCCGACACCCCTTGCGACGAAGACGCAGAGTTGGCGGCTTTGGAACAATCGAACCAGAACTGG TTTAAATTTATTTCGTTGCAGTTAAGTAATGTTGGGCAGCAATACAAGGCTCGGGCGCCGCTGGGTAAGGCCGACCCTGAGCCCATGGAGGAGTGCGAGTCTGAAGAGGAAGAGG ATTCAGTGCAAATAGTGGAAGACTCGGATGAAGTGGAGGAAGAGCCAGAGCCTCCAAACATGAACCACGACGTGGACTTGTTGCAAATACACGAGGACTCGAGCCACGACGATGACGCCGGCAACCTGTACAACGAACAGGACACGCACAAGATCGGCGACGAGTCTGATGTTGATTTAGAATCGGACAACTCACCACCCTCGCCTGAAAACTGGGGTGATGACGACCACAATGTGTGTTGTGGCGCTACCGCTG GCAACGACGAATCTGACGAGTCAGAGGAGTCTCACGACGAGGACGAGGAGGAGGAGCTTCAAGAGAGATACGCCCCGCCGCGGGAGCTGCCGCGCACGCTCGAGTTCACGGACTCCTCGGAGCCGAACATGTTGGACCAGAGCACACTGTGGCCGTAG